In the genome of Candidatus Latescibacterota bacterium, one region contains:
- the trxB gene encoding thioredoxin-disulfide reductase: MYDVAIIGSGPAGLTAAIYATRSDMKTVVIEGLTPGGQLMITSEVENFPGFPEGIEGPELMGRMREQATKFGAEYLPGDLSDIDASGPPFKLTAGKNTVEAKSVIIATGSSARWLGMESETKLRGKGVSACATCDGFFFTGREIAVVGGGDSALEEATFLTKFASKVSLIHRRDALRGTAAMQKKAKENKKVTIVWDSVIDEILGVEEDRVTGLRLKNVKTGELSELPVEGLFIAIGHTPATKVFDGKIDLDKKGYIVVTNNTRTSVPGIFMAGDVGDPRYKQAISAAGLGCMAAIDALRFIDEE, from the coding sequence ATGTACGACGTAGCCATAATCGGTTCGGGCCCCGCGGGGCTTACCGCCGCCATATACGCGACCAGATCCGACATGAAAACGGTTGTCATCGAGGGACTTACTCCCGGAGGGCAGCTCATGATCACATCGGAAGTGGAGAATTTCCCTGGATTTCCCGAAGGTATCGAAGGGCCGGAGCTGATGGGCAGGATGCGCGAGCAGGCAACAAAGTTCGGCGCAGAGTATCTCCCGGGAGACCTTTCAGATATCGATGCATCGGGTCCTCCCTTCAAACTCACCGCCGGCAAGAATACAGTCGAGGCGAAGAGTGTAATCATTGCCACTGGTTCTTCCGCCAGATGGCTTGGAATGGAATCGGAGACGAAGCTCCGCGGCAAAGGTGTATCGGCATGTGCCACCTGTGACGGCTTCTTCTTTACCGGCAGGGAGATCGCCGTTGTCGGAGGAGGGGATTCAGCCCTGGAGGAAGCGACCTTCCTTACAAAGTTCGCCAGCAAGGTCAGCCTGATCCATAGACGCGACGCGTTGAGAGGAACTGCCGCGATGCAGAAAAAGGCGAAAGAGAACAAAAAGGTAACAATAGTATGGGATTCTGTGATCGATGAGATACTGGGTGTCGAGGAAGACAGGGTCACCGGGTTGCGCCTGAAGAATGTAAAGACAGGTGAACTCTCCGAACTTCCGGTTGAGGGACTCTTCATAGCGATAGGCCATACACCAGCGACAAAGGTATTCGATGGAAAGATCGATCTCGACAAAAAAGGTTATATCGTGGTTACAAACAATACGAGGACTTCAGTACCCGGCATATTCATGGCCGGCGATGTCGGTGATCCACGGTACAAGCAGGCGATCTCTGCCGCAGGCCTGGGCTGCATGGCAGCGATCGACGCGCTGCGCTTCATAGATGAAGAATAA
- a CDS encoding SDR family oxidoreductase, whose protein sequence is MDMNGFEGKKALITGGSRGIGRAISLMAAARGADIAINFVKNEEAAAETAAEIEKLGRKCLVIKADVSEPKEIKTLFASVKEGFGSLDMLVSNAVSGVIGPADRIGRFGWDRAINTNSRSFMLLVQQAVKIFPETGGKIVAISSIGSSHCLPGYAAVGASKAALETLVRYFAKELAPRSINVNAVSGGPVETSALDYFPDKDQIIEEWQKKTPQKRIARPEEIATVVGFLLSEDASWIQGQTIIADGGLTL, encoded by the coding sequence ATGGACATGAATGGTTTCGAAGGCAAAAAGGCATTGATCACTGGCGGATCGAGAGGAATCGGAAGAGCTATCTCACTCATGGCAGCGGCCAGAGGAGCCGATATAGCTATCAATTTTGTGAAAAACGAGGAGGCTGCGGCTGAGACCGCGGCCGAGATAGAGAAACTCGGGCGCAAATGCCTGGTCATCAAAGCCGACGTTTCGGAACCGAAGGAGATAAAGACCCTTTTCGCGTCTGTGAAGGAAGGCTTTGGCAGCCTGGACATGCTCGTCTCAAACGCCGTGTCGGGTGTCATCGGACCGGCCGATAGAATCGGAAGGTTCGGCTGGGACAGGGCGATCAACACCAACAGCCGTTCGTTCATGCTTCTGGTCCAGCAGGCCGTAAAGATATTCCCCGAAACTGGGGGAAAGATCGTGGCTATATCATCGATCGGCAGCAGCCACTGTCTCCCGGGGTACGCGGCCGTGGGCGCCAGTAAAGCGGCACTGGAGACCCTTGTGAGATATTTCGCGAAGGAGCTGGCACCCAGGAGCATCAACGTCAACGCGGTCTCTGGCGGGCCGGTCGAAACATCGGCGCTTGACTATTTCCCGGACAAGGACCAGATTATTGAGGAATGGCAGAAAAAGACTCCGCAGAAGAGGATTGCCAGGCCTGAAGAGATAGCCACGGTAGTCGGATTCCTGCTTTCGGAGGATGCCTCCTGGATTCAGGGGCAGACAATAATTGCCGACGGAGGGTTGACTCTGTAG
- a CDS encoding ferritin family protein, with amino-acid sequence MEEKRDLTTLEVLSIGIKSEIDAVKLYSKMKKMVGTDDLREKMDFLISQEEKHESILKEVYNKKFPEVELALPPNSIVPMIDEVLGRESSLKELFQVAMKAEQLAMKFYTDLADKTSNSNAKSILMYMASMEQSHYAILQAEFGQMEMLDTEDASRFLDSEGLMFMGP; translated from the coding sequence ATGGAAGAAAAAAGAGACCTCACCACTCTCGAAGTACTGAGCATCGGAATAAAATCCGAGATCGACGCTGTAAAGCTCTACTCAAAGATGAAAAAGATGGTCGGCACCGACGATCTCAGGGAAAAGATGGATTTCCTCATCTCGCAGGAGGAGAAACACGAGAGTATCCTGAAAGAAGTATACAACAAGAAATTTCCCGAAGTGGAGCTGGCCCTTCCCCCGAATTCGATCGTGCCGATGATCGATGAAGTGCTGGGCAGGGAATCCTCGCTGAAGGAACTCTTCCAGGTAGCGATGAAAGCAGAACAGCTCGCCATGAAATTCTATACAGATCTGGCCGACAAGACATCCAACTCGAACGCAAAATCGATCCTCATGTATATGGCCAGCATGGAGCAGAGCCATTATGCCATTCTTCAGGCGGAATTTGGACAGATGGAGATGCTCGACACGGAGGATGCCTCCAGGTTCCTCGACAGCGAGGGTCTCATGTTCATGGGCCCCTGA